One Myxococcota bacterium DNA segment encodes these proteins:
- a CDS encoding LLM class F420-dependent oxidoreductase, which produces MHTGIMIFPTDYAIPLPELALEAENRGLESLWVAEHSHIPTSRKSPWPGGAELPKMYYDSLDPFVALSAAAAVTQRIKLATGICLVIQRDPIHTAKEVASLDVISQGRFLFGIGAGWNEEEMNNHGTPFEGRFGLMRERIEAMQAIWTGEEAEYHGKRVDFDPIFMWPKPVQKPHPPIHVGGAFPGGAKRAARYGNGWIPIGGRDDELVTQIPEYRKLAEEAGRGPGEVSIYGAAVDDWSRYQDAGANRVVLGLPPAPRDKILPILDHYANSIG; this is translated from the coding sequence ATGCACACCGGCATCATGATCTTCCCGACCGACTACGCCATCCCGCTCCCGGAGCTCGCCCTCGAGGCCGAGAACCGCGGGCTCGAGTCGCTGTGGGTGGCCGAGCACTCCCACATTCCGACGTCGCGGAAGTCGCCGTGGCCCGGCGGCGCCGAGCTGCCGAAGATGTACTACGACTCGCTCGACCCCTTCGTGGCGCTCTCTGCCGCAGCGGCCGTGACCCAACGCATCAAGCTCGCCACGGGCATCTGCCTGGTCATCCAGCGCGACCCGATCCACACCGCGAAAGAGGTGGCCTCGCTCGACGTCATCTCCCAGGGACGCTTCCTGTTCGGCATCGGCGCCGGCTGGAACGAAGAAGAGATGAACAACCACGGCACGCCCTTCGAGGGGCGCTTCGGCCTGATGCGCGAGCGCATCGAAGCCATGCAGGCGATCTGGACCGGGGAAGAGGCCGAGTATCACGGGAAGCGCGTCGACTTCGATCCGATCTTCATGTGGCCGAAGCCGGTGCAGAAGCCGCACCCGCCGATCCACGTCGGTGGCGCCTTCCCCGGCGGCGCGAAGCGCGCCGCCCGCTATGGCAATGGCTGGATCCCGATCGGCGGTCGCGACGACGAACTCGTCACCCAGATCCCCGAGTACCGGAAGCTCGCCGAGGAAGCCGGCCGCGGGCCGGGCGAGGTCTCGATCTACGGCGCGGCGGTCGACGACTGGAGCCGCTACCAGGATGCGGGCGCGAACCGGGTGGTGCTCGGCCTACCGCCCGCGCCCCGCGACAAGATCCTGCCGATCCTCGACCACTACGCGAACTCGATCGGCTGA
- a CDS encoding TetR/AcrR family transcriptional regulator → MRKRTSERILDAAEAAFAERGYDAASLGEIADRVGIRPQGIYNHFASKWALYEAVLERLLDPFLALLDDAVEQPDLEASLAREVAFHARNPHLARILQYATLAGGEQLELLLARWYRPFFERARLLSHEKNAIVQKNPALLPWVVTGFHSLILGYATMAPLHRELLGIDPFSGEGVLRQTEFLSELLGLLNAQGAPAR, encoded by the coding sequence GTGCGAAAGCGAACCTCCGAGCGGATCCTCGACGCGGCCGAAGCTGCCTTCGCCGAGCGGGGCTACGACGCCGCTTCCCTGGGCGAGATCGCGGATCGGGTCGGGATCCGACCTCAGGGCATCTACAACCACTTCGCGAGCAAGTGGGCGCTCTACGAGGCCGTGCTCGAGCGACTCCTCGATCCGTTCCTCGCGCTGCTCGACGACGCGGTCGAGCAGCCCGACCTCGAAGCCAGCCTTGCCCGCGAGGTCGCCTTCCACGCGCGCAACCCGCACCTCGCGCGGATCCTGCAGTACGCGACGCTCGCCGGCGGCGAACAGCTCGAGCTCTTGCTGGCCCGCTGGTACCGACCCTTCTTCGAACGGGCGCGGCTCCTCTCCCACGAGAAGAACGCGATCGTTCAGAAGAACCCGGCACTCCTGCCCTGGGTGGTGACCGGCTTCCACTCGCTGATCCTGGGCTACGCGACGATGGCGCCGCTCCACCGCGAGTTGCTCGGCATCGACCCCTTCTCGGGGGAAGGAGTGCTGCGCCAGACCGAGTTCCTCTCGGAGCTGCTCGGTCTCTTGAACGCCCAGGGCGCGCCCGCGCGCTGA
- a CDS encoding Zn-ribbon domain-containing OB-fold protein: protein MEVVKGVDWQKPLPEPDPLYSVFWEAAGEGRLLYQLCPNCGHRQFYPRPLCLACGADPEWAEASGVGEVYTYTVVRQFGAPPFKDELPYVVAMIALPEGVQMLGSITDCDVDAVRIGLPVEAYAIAAGDGIGIPFWRLR from the coding sequence ATGGAAGTCGTGAAGGGCGTCGACTGGCAGAAGCCTCTGCCCGAGCCCGATCCGCTCTACAGCGTCTTCTGGGAGGCGGCCGGCGAGGGACGGCTGCTCTACCAGCTGTGTCCGAACTGCGGTCATCGCCAGTTCTACCCCCGTCCCCTGTGTCTCGCCTGCGGCGCCGACCCGGAGTGGGCCGAGGCGTCGGGCGTCGGCGAGGTCTACACCTACACCGTGGTACGACAGTTCGGCGCGCCGCCCTTCAAGGACGAGCTGCCCTACGTCGTTGCGATGATCGCGCTCCCGGAAGGGGTGCAGATGCTCGGGAGCATCACCGATTGCGATGTCGACGCCGTGCGGATCGGCCTGCCGGTCGAGGCTTACGCGATCGCCGCCGGTGACGGGATCGGCATTCCGTTTTGGCGCCTGCGCTAG
- a CDS encoding acetyl-CoA acetyltransferase: MAARDPVIVGVGLSDYPKAPDLSAVGHHAQALQRALADCGLEKSAIDGFLSTGGMAPGDDPVTLAETLGIEHRFIDGTMVGGSSFEFHVQHAVAALRAGLCETAAITYGSDYLSRMGRALGTGGGRGGRRVGGPMQFDAPYGNSLVGAYAMVAQRHMYEFGTTSEQLAEIAVGVREYAGLNPNALYRDPIGVEDVLGSRMIADPLHKLDCCVVSDGGGALILTTEERARDLRQPAVSVLGAAGGMTHWNIHQMGDFTRSAAARCAPEAFDQAGLTPADVDVLQFYDSFTITVLMLLEDAGFCAKGEGGPYVAEGFLRRGGRHPLNTDGGGLSSCHPGMRGVFLLIESVRQLRGQAGEAQVPDCDVALAIGSGGWLSAIGAVLLGRGGNA; the protein is encoded by the coding sequence ATGGCGGCGCGAGACCCGGTGATCGTGGGCGTTGGACTCTCCGACTATCCGAAGGCGCCCGACCTCTCCGCCGTGGGCCATCACGCCCAGGCGCTACAGCGCGCGCTCGCCGACTGTGGCCTGGAGAAGTCGGCGATCGACGGCTTCCTCTCGACGGGTGGCATGGCGCCCGGGGACGATCCCGTCACCCTCGCCGAGACGCTCGGCATCGAGCACCGCTTCATCGACGGGACGATGGTCGGCGGATCCTCCTTCGAGTTCCACGTGCAGCACGCGGTCGCTGCGCTGCGCGCCGGGCTGTGTGAGACCGCCGCCATCACCTACGGGTCCGACTACCTCTCGCGCATGGGGCGCGCCCTGGGTACGGGCGGTGGGCGCGGCGGTCGTCGCGTCGGCGGACCGATGCAGTTCGACGCTCCTTATGGCAACTCGCTGGTGGGCGCCTACGCGATGGTGGCCCAGCGCCATATGTACGAGTTCGGCACCACCTCGGAGCAGCTGGCGGAGATCGCCGTCGGCGTCCGCGAGTACGCGGGCCTCAATCCGAACGCGCTCTACCGCGATCCGATCGGCGTCGAGGATGTGCTCGGTTCGCGCATGATCGCCGACCCGCTTCACAAGCTCGACTGCTGCGTGGTGTCGGACGGGGGCGGTGCGTTGATCCTGACCACCGAAGAACGCGCCCGTGATCTGCGCCAACCCGCCGTGTCGGTGCTCGGCGCCGCTGGCGGGATGACCCACTGGAACATCCACCAGATGGGCGACTTCACCCGCTCCGCCGCCGCGCGCTGCGCGCCCGAAGCCTTCGACCAGGCGGGGCTCACGCCGGCGGACGTCGACGTGCTCCAGTTCTACGACAGCTTCACCATCACGGTCCTGATGCTGCTCGAGGACGCGGGATTCTGCGCGAAGGGGGAGGGTGGCCCCTACGTCGCCGAGGGGTTCCTGCGGCGTGGCGGTCGCCATCCCTTGAACACCGACGGTGGCGGGCTCTCGAGCTGTCACCCGGGCATGCGCGGGGTCTTCTTGCTGATCGAGTCGGTGCGACAGCTGCGCGGACAGGCGGGCGAGGCCCAGGTGCCCGACTGCGACGTCGCGCTCGCGATCGGGTCGGGTGGCTGGCTGTCGGCGATCGGGGCGGTGCTGCTCGGACGCGGAGGGAACGCTTGA
- a CDS encoding FAD-dependent oxidoreductase: MPEAASNPLRSGPATALPAAAVPSWDATDDVLIVGLGAAGACAAIEAGRAGARVRVLERAGGGGGTTAASDGMMYFGGGTSLQRACGFEDSVDAMVDYLMASCGPEPDEARIRAYCEASVEHVDWLVELGVPFKAEFYPLRMLSPGEEGLTYSGNELVHPFRDLAKPAPRAHMPQKEGQAGAFLMQTLMAAAESSGATIEANTLCERLIVDEAGRVVGVHAIVAGEPRHYRAERGVVLCAGGFINNKDMIRQYAPALRKARFRASTEGDDGRGIRMGMGAGGAAIRMHMGSVTLPFYPPKQLMQGIFVNKYGQRFMPEDVYQGRAGEVALLQQGGEVWLILDDESFERPVFAGGEIHAAETVEELETELGFAAGTLQSTVALYNENAARGEDPVFHKSTEYVKPLATPPFGAIDLSWDKAIYAAFTLGGLSTDTEARVLDADGAPIAGLWAAGRTAASISSPGYSSGTSIGEAQIFGRIAGRGAAAA, translated from the coding sequence ATGCCCGAAGCCGCTTCGAACCCGCTCCGCAGCGGTCCCGCCACGGCCCTGCCGGCCGCCGCCGTGCCGTCCTGGGATGCCACGGACGATGTCCTGATCGTGGGGCTCGGTGCCGCTGGCGCGTGCGCCGCCATCGAGGCGGGTCGGGCGGGCGCCCGGGTGCGGGTGCTCGAGCGCGCGGGCGGGGGCGGAGGCACCACCGCCGCCTCGGACGGGATGATGTACTTCGGCGGGGGAACCTCCCTGCAGCGCGCCTGCGGCTTCGAGGACAGCGTCGACGCGATGGTCGACTACCTGATGGCCTCGTGCGGTCCCGAGCCCGACGAAGCGCGCATCCGCGCCTACTGCGAGGCGAGCGTGGAGCACGTCGATTGGCTGGTGGAGCTCGGCGTCCCCTTCAAGGCCGAGTTCTACCCCCTGCGCATGCTGTCGCCCGGCGAGGAAGGCCTGACCTACTCGGGCAACGAGCTCGTCCATCCGTTTCGCGACCTGGCGAAACCCGCGCCGCGCGCCCACATGCCGCAGAAGGAAGGACAGGCCGGTGCCTTCCTGATGCAGACGCTGATGGCGGCCGCCGAGTCTTCTGGTGCGACGATCGAGGCGAACACTCTGTGCGAACGTCTCATCGTCGACGAAGCCGGCCGGGTCGTCGGCGTGCACGCCATCGTCGCGGGTGAGCCCCGCCACTACCGCGCCGAACGCGGCGTGGTGCTGTGCGCGGGCGGCTTCATCAACAACAAGGACATGATCCGCCAGTACGCACCGGCGCTGCGCAAGGCACGGTTCCGCGCCAGCACCGAGGGCGACGACGGGCGCGGCATCCGCATGGGTATGGGCGCTGGCGGCGCCGCCATCCGCATGCACATGGGTTCGGTAACGCTGCCCTTCTACCCGCCAAAGCAGCTCATGCAGGGCATCTTCGTCAACAAGTACGGGCAGCGCTTCATGCCCGAGGACGTCTATCAGGGGCGAGCCGGCGAGGTTGCCCTGCTTCAGCAGGGCGGCGAGGTCTGGCTGATCCTCGACGACGAGAGCTTCGAGCGCCCCGTTTTCGCCGGCGGTGAGATCCACGCCGCCGAGACCGTGGAAGAACTCGAGACGGAACTCGGCTTCGCCGCCGGGACTCTCCAGTCCACCGTCGCGCTCTACAACGAGAACGCGGCGCGGGGCGAGGATCCCGTCTTCCACAAGTCAACCGAGTACGTGAAGCCGCTGGCAACGCCGCCCTTCGGCGCGATCGATCTCTCCTGGGACAAGGCGATCTACGCCGCCTTCACCCTCGGTGGGCTCTCCACCGACACGGAGGCGCGCGTGCTCGACGCCGACGGCGCGCCGATCGCCGGACTGTGGGCCGCCGGTCGGACCGCCGCTTCGATCTCTTCGCCCGGGTACAGCAGCGGGACGTCGATCGGAGAAGCGCAGATCTTCGGTCGCATCGCAGGGCGCGGCGCCGCAGCCGCATGA